A genome region from Marinobacter panjinensis includes the following:
- the msbA gene encoding lipid A export permease/ATP-binding protein MsbA, which produces MSESTSTADRVQQSASNWATYKRLLAYVKPFWLAFSLAVVGNVIYAAASTGMAAAMEYVITALENPTDENRIQLTILIVAVFAFRGVGTFMSQYFISYVGRQVINALRKQVFDRLLNLPSRYFDENASGRLVSKLTFNVEQVAEATTNAVTITLREGLTIVGLLGFMIYTNWKLTLVFLAVGPLIALVVSYASKRFRKISKRIQGSMGDITHVASESISGYRVVRTFGGEHYERDRFRKVSEKNLEQSLKMASTQAISVPVIQVLVAIAIASLVWFMLAPEIRGNMSTGELVAFITAATTMAKPIRQVTSVHAKIQKGVAAAHDVFGTMDEEPEEDPGTYAPERVDGNIEFDNVCFRYRNQLEDVLKGISLSIPAGQSVALVGRSGSGKSTMVSLLPRFYEYTGGDIRLDGHSLKEFTLEALRAQIALVTQNVVLFNDTVAANIAYGALRHHSREQIIDAASKAHAMEFIEDMPEGLDTMIGDNGVMLSGGQRQRLAIARALLKDAPVLILDEATSALDTESERHIQDALETVMKGRTTLVIAHRLSTIEKADRILVMDGGRIIESGRHDELLAQGGAYAQLHQMQFSEQA; this is translated from the coding sequence TGGGCAACCTACAAGCGCCTGCTGGCTTATGTGAAGCCTTTTTGGCTGGCTTTTTCCCTTGCCGTGGTGGGCAACGTTATTTATGCGGCTGCCTCCACCGGTATGGCAGCCGCCATGGAATACGTGATCACCGCGCTGGAGAACCCCACTGACGAAAACCGCATTCAGTTGACCATTCTGATCGTGGCGGTATTTGCCTTTCGTGGTGTGGGCACCTTCATGAGCCAGTATTTCATCAGCTATGTCGGCAGGCAGGTTATCAATGCCCTGCGCAAGCAGGTGTTCGATCGGCTGCTGAACCTGCCCTCCCGCTATTTCGACGAGAATGCCTCTGGCCGGCTCGTATCCAAGCTTACCTTCAACGTGGAGCAGGTTGCGGAAGCCACCACGAATGCCGTCACCATTACCCTCCGGGAAGGGCTGACAATCGTTGGTTTGCTGGGTTTCATGATCTATACCAACTGGAAGCTGACGCTGGTGTTCCTCGCAGTAGGGCCATTGATTGCCCTGGTGGTCAGTTATGCCAGCAAGCGGTTCCGCAAGATCAGCAAGCGGATTCAGGGCTCCATGGGCGACATTACCCACGTGGCGTCGGAATCCATCAGCGGCTACCGGGTGGTTCGCACCTTCGGTGGTGAGCACTATGAGCGGGACCGCTTCCGCAAGGTGAGCGAAAAGAACCTGGAGCAGAGCCTGAAAATGGCCTCGACCCAGGCTATCAGTGTGCCCGTCATCCAGGTGCTGGTGGCGATTGCCATCGCCTCACTGGTGTGGTTTATGCTCGCCCCCGAAATCCGCGGAAATATGAGCACAGGTGAGCTGGTTGCGTTTATTACCGCAGCAACCACCATGGCCAAACCCATACGGCAGGTTACCTCTGTCCACGCCAAGATCCAGAAGGGTGTGGCTGCTGCCCATGACGTGTTTGGCACCATGGACGAAGAGCCGGAGGAGGATCCAGGCACCTATGCCCCTGAGCGGGTTGATGGCAACATCGAGTTCGACAACGTTTGTTTCCGCTACCGCAATCAGCTTGAAGACGTTCTTAAAGGCATTTCGCTGAGTATCCCGGCTGGTCAGAGTGTGGCGCTGGTTGGACGCTCCGGGAGCGGTAAATCGACCATGGTCAGCCTGCTTCCGCGATTCTACGAATACACCGGCGGCGATATCCGGTTGGACGGGCACTCGCTGAAGGAATTCACCCTGGAAGCATTGCGCGCCCAGATCGCACTGGTTACCCAGAATGTGGTGCTGTTTAACGACACCGTCGCCGCCAATATTGCTTACGGTGCGCTACGCCACCATAGCCGGGAGCAGATTATCGACGCGGCCAGCAAAGCCCATGCGATGGAATTTATTGAGGACATGCCGGAAGGTCTGGACACCATGATTGGCGATAATGGCGTGATGCTGTCCGGCGGCCAGCGCCAGCGCCTGGCCATTGCCCGGGCGCTGCTCAAGGATGCACCGGTGCTGATTCTCGACGAGGCCACCTCGGCGCTCGATACCGAATCTGAACGCCACATCCAGGACGCCCTGGAAACCGTTATGAAAGGCAGGACAACACTGGTTATTGCCCACCGCCTTTCCACCATTGAGAAAGCAGATCGCATCCTGGTGATGGACGGTGGCAGGATCATCGAATCCGGGCGGCATGACGAACTGCTAGCCCAGGGCGGTGCCTACGCCCAACTTCATCAGATGCAGTTCAGCGAGCAGGCATGA
- the kdsB gene encoding 3-deoxy-manno-octulosonate cytidylyltransferase — protein sequence MSYSVVIPARYASTRLPGKPLADIAGKPMIAHVYDRACESHASRVIIATDDPRIETACRAFGAEVVMTSADHASGTDRLEEVARLMDFGPDERVVNVQGDEPLIPPELIDQVAANLEAHPDAAIATLCEQISDAASVFNPNVVKVVFDHRGIAHYFSRAPIPWARDAWQASDARKQLPEGVGYYRHIGIYGYRVSLLRDFVTWPPAPTEVTESLEQLRALYNGARIHVEEACRVPPSGVDTQQDLERLRDYMTAKQKEAPSS from the coding sequence ATGTCCTATTCCGTTGTGATTCCGGCTCGCTACGCATCCACCCGCCTGCCGGGAAAGCCGCTGGCAGATATTGCCGGCAAGCCGATGATCGCGCATGTCTATGACCGCGCCTGCGAGAGTCACGCCAGCCGCGTAATCATAGCCACCGATGACCCTAGAATTGAAACAGCCTGCCGGGCATTCGGGGCAGAGGTGGTGATGACCTCTGCCGACCATGCCAGTGGCACCGACCGCCTTGAAGAGGTCGCCCGGCTGATGGATTTCGGCCCGGACGAACGAGTGGTCAATGTCCAGGGCGACGAGCCGCTGATACCTCCGGAACTGATAGATCAGGTGGCTGCCAACCTGGAAGCCCATCCCGATGCCGCCATAGCCACGCTCTGCGAACAGATTTCGGACGCGGCCAGCGTGTTTAATCCCAATGTGGTGAAGGTGGTGTTTGACCACCGCGGCATAGCGCATTATTTCAGTCGCGCACCGATACCCTGGGCAAGGGACGCATGGCAGGCTTCGGATGCCCGGAAGCAGCTGCCGGAGGGGGTTGGTTACTACCGCCACATTGGCATCTACGGATACCGCGTCAGCCTTCTGCGTGACTTTGTCACCTGGCCACCGGCGCCGACGGAAGTGACCGAATCCCTTGAGCAGCTGCGGGCGCTCTATAACGGAGCTCGCATTCATGTGGAAGAAGCCTGCCGTGTGCCGCCGTCAGGCGTTGATACGCAGCAGGACCTCGAGCGTCTGCGGGACTACATGACAGCAAAGCAGAAGGAGGCCCCAAGCTCATGA
- the lpxK gene encoding tetraacyldisaccharide 4'-kinase, with the protein MTTLVDRLWYGGKRPLWPLYPFAWLYRAIAESRRRRAWQARDERIPVPVVVVGNITAGGTGKSPLTAALIGLLREHGWQPVILSRGYGGKAGHYPLLVTPETGPDKAGDEPVMLAAESGCPVVVDPDRKRGALWALDRKLGNILVCDDGLQHYRLPRDIELAVFDAARGLGNGALIPVGPLREPLERLASVDFVVTNGGRLDEINHDHQFTMTLAPTELRNLVTGDVLSPQCLRGQPVRAIAGIGNPQRFFDTLRQLGAQVRPRALPDHHRFTPEDLLSEEGEWLVMTAKDAVKCRDFAPENSWVLAVKAGLPESFREAFMASVNHCRQSLDSNETVRTHHG; encoded by the coding sequence ATGACCACGCTGGTGGATCGGCTGTGGTATGGCGGCAAGCGCCCCCTGTGGCCACTGTATCCGTTTGCATGGCTTTATCGGGCCATTGCCGAAAGCCGGAGGCGCCGGGCTTGGCAGGCCAGGGACGAGCGCATTCCGGTCCCGGTTGTGGTGGTAGGCAACATAACCGCCGGCGGCACCGGTAAATCACCGTTGACCGCGGCCCTTATCGGGCTGCTGCGGGAACATGGTTGGCAACCGGTGATCCTGAGCAGGGGCTATGGTGGCAAGGCCGGCCACTATCCTTTGCTGGTTACCCCGGAAACGGGCCCCGATAAGGCAGGCGACGAACCGGTGATGCTGGCCGCGGAATCCGGTTGCCCGGTGGTGGTCGATCCGGATCGTAAGCGCGGCGCCCTATGGGCCCTGGACCGGAAACTGGGTAACATCCTTGTGTGTGATGACGGGCTCCAGCACTACAGGCTGCCCAGAGACATTGAGCTGGCGGTGTTCGACGCTGCCCGGGGCCTTGGTAATGGCGCCCTGATTCCCGTAGGCCCGCTGCGCGAGCCCCTCGAAAGGCTGGCCTCGGTCGATTTTGTGGTCACCAATGGTGGCCGCCTCGATGAGATTAACCACGACCACCAGTTCACCATGACCCTGGCCCCAACGGAGCTACGCAATCTGGTGACCGGGGACGTCCTTTCTCCGCAATGTCTCCGGGGGCAGCCGGTGAGGGCGATAGCAGGGATCGGCAACCCGCAGCGGTTTTTCGATACACTAAGGCAATTGGGAGCGCAGGTCCGGCCCCGTGCCTTGCCGGATCATCACCGCTTTACGCCTGAAGATCTGCTTTCCGAAGAGGGGGAGTGGCTGGTGATGACGGCGAAGGATGCGGTCAAATGCCGGGATTTTGCGCCGGAGAACAGCTGGGTGCTGGCCGTAAAAGCCGGGCTTCCGGAGTCGTTCAGGGAGGCGTTTATGGCCAGCGTCAATCACTGTCGTCAATCACTGGATTCCAACGAAACTGTGAGAACACACCATGGATAA
- a CDS encoding Trm112 family protein: MDKKLMALLACPVCKGDLKLNEDKTELLCYQDAMAFPIREGIPVMLATEARTLTTDERLDKH, from the coding sequence ATGGATAAGAAACTGATGGCCCTGCTGGCTTGCCCGGTTTGCAAAGGGGACCTCAAGCTCAACGAGGACAAGACCGAACTGCTCTGCTACCAGGATGCAATGGCCTTTCCGATTCGTGAAGGTATACCGGTCATGCTCGCAACCGAGGCTCGCACTCTGACCACCGATGAGCGTCTGGATAAACACTGA
- a CDS encoding low molecular weight protein-tyrosine-phosphatase, giving the protein MTAPVKVLFVCLGNICRSPSAEGVFRKVVQQAGLEDRITIDSCGTGGWHVGKAPDSRAIAAARTRGIDIGHLRARQFCSDDLDQYDYVLVMDRQNLADVRDVWRQNGGTEPLLFLQFGGSEHDEVPDPYYGGDQGFEHVLDLINEASEGLLRHIREQAA; this is encoded by the coding sequence ATGACCGCGCCGGTAAAGGTACTTTTTGTCTGTCTCGGCAACATCTGCCGCTCCCCGAGCGCAGAGGGTGTTTTCCGCAAGGTGGTTCAACAGGCCGGGCTTGAAGACCGGATCACAATCGACTCCTGCGGCACCGGCGGCTGGCATGTGGGCAAGGCTCCCGACAGCCGCGCTATTGCCGCTGCGCGCACTCGTGGCATTGATATCGGCCATCTTCGGGCGCGTCAGTTCTGCAGTGATGACCTGGACCAGTATGACTATGTGTTGGTGATGGACCGGCAGAACCTGGCGGATGTGCGGGATGTCTGGCGCCAGAATGGCGGTACCGAGCCGCTTCTGTTTCTGCAGTTCGGCGGTTCGGAGCATGACGAGGTACCTGATCCCTATTACGGTGGCGACCAGGGTTTTGAACACGTGCTGGATCTGATCAACGAAGCCAGCGAAGGGCTCCTCCGGCATATCCGGGAGCAGGCGGCTTGA